A single genomic interval of Oceanithermus profundus DSM 14977 harbors:
- the aroF gene encoding 3-deoxy-7-phosphoheptulonate synthase, with the protein MLIVTKPGISQETFEALLEEIKQQGYTPHVSEGESHTLIGAIGAPPTPELMEHFRALPGVDQVIRISKPHKLASWEVHPEPTVLDFPTGRTGNGHFMVAAGPCGVESREQILAAARYVKQHGAQMLRGGAFKPRTSPYAFQGLGVEGLKLLAEARAETGLPVVTEVTSPDLVDLVAEYADVLQIGARNAQNFALLKAAGGSGKPVLLKRGMSMTLDEFLMAAEYVLSEGNPQVVLVERGIRTFEKATRFTLDVSAVPVLKSQTHLPVWIDPSHAAGTREYVTPLALAGIAAGADGIIVETHPNPGEAKSDAAQQLPEAAFADLMQAVRRLLPAVDKALAVPA; encoded by the coding sequence ATGCTGATCGTTACGAAGCCCGGCATTTCCCAGGAAACCTTTGAAGCCCTGCTCGAAGAAATCAAGCAACAAGGCTACACCCCGCACGTATCCGAAGGCGAGTCCCACACGCTGATCGGGGCGATCGGCGCGCCGCCCACCCCCGAGCTGATGGAGCACTTCCGCGCCCTGCCCGGCGTGGACCAGGTGATCCGCATCTCCAAACCGCACAAGCTCGCGAGCTGGGAGGTCCACCCCGAGCCCACGGTGCTCGACTTTCCCACGGGGCGCACCGGCAACGGCCACTTCATGGTGGCCGCGGGGCCCTGCGGCGTCGAGTCGCGCGAGCAGATCCTCGCCGCCGCCCGGTACGTGAAGCAGCACGGCGCCCAGATGCTGCGCGGCGGCGCCTTCAAGCCGCGGACCAGCCCCTACGCCTTCCAGGGCCTGGGCGTCGAGGGCCTGAAGCTGCTCGCAGAAGCCCGCGCCGAGACCGGCCTCCCGGTGGTTACCGAGGTGACCAGCCCCGATCTGGTCGACCTCGTCGCCGAGTACGCCGACGTGCTCCAGATCGGCGCCCGCAACGCCCAGAACTTCGCCCTGCTCAAGGCCGCCGGAGGGTCGGGCAAGCCGGTGCTGCTCAAGCGCGGCATGAGCATGACCCTGGACGAGTTCCTCATGGCCGCCGAGTACGTCCTCAGCGAGGGCAACCCGCAGGTCGTGCTGGTCGAACGCGGCATCCGCACCTTCGAGAAGGCGACCCGGTTCACCCTCGACGTCTCCGCCGTGCCCGTCCTCAAGTCGCAGACCCACCTCCCGGTCTGGATCGACCCCTCCCACGCCGCCGGAACCCGCGAGTACGTGACCCCGCTGGCGCTCGCGGGGATCGCCGCCGGCGCGGACGGCATCATCGTGGAGACCCACCCGAACCCCGGCGAGGCCAAGTCCGACGCCGCGCAGCAGCTTCCCGAAGCGGCCTTCGCCGACCTCATGCAGGCGGTCCGGCGTCTGCTGCCGGCGGTGGACAAGGCGCTGGCGGTGCCCGCCTAA
- a CDS encoding prephenate dehydrogenase/arogenate dehydrogenase family protein encodes MFARVGIFGTGLLGGSVGLGLRERFLAEEVVAYDPDPTALEAALALGAADRIETRLGPWIAELDLGVLAAPVGALEALGREVARHAAPTTLWTDVGSVKAPVVAALEPLLPRFVGGHPMAGSERAGVENAHAGLLQNAAWILTPSRRTAAEDLKQLERLVEALGAYPLLVAPELHDRLVARVSHLPYLLAVALNRIVDADPNRETLMFLAAGGFRDLTRVASGSPRMSRDMVVANRAALREAARDLKAVLDELVAVLDEPERLLELAQEAKRLRDGLPVVRRSLLPVQHDLVVAVPDRPGELARITSALGEAGVNIKDIEVLNVRDEGGAIRLGFVSAEEKQAGRRVLESIGYRTR; translated from the coding sequence GTGTTCGCGCGCGTCGGCATCTTCGGTACCGGCCTGTTGGGCGGGAGCGTCGGTCTGGGGCTGCGCGAGCGCTTCCTGGCCGAGGAGGTCGTGGCCTACGACCCCGACCCGACAGCGCTGGAGGCCGCCCTCGCCCTGGGCGCGGCCGACCGCATCGAGACCCGGCTGGGGCCCTGGATCGCCGAGCTGGACCTGGGCGTCCTCGCCGCCCCCGTGGGCGCGCTCGAGGCGCTGGGACGGGAGGTCGCCCGTCACGCCGCCCCCACCACCCTCTGGACCGACGTCGGCAGCGTCAAGGCGCCGGTCGTGGCCGCGCTCGAGCCCCTGCTCCCGCGCTTCGTGGGGGGGCACCCCATGGCCGGCAGCGAGCGCGCCGGCGTGGAGAACGCCCACGCCGGCCTGCTGCAGAACGCGGCCTGGATCCTCACCCCCTCCCGGCGCACCGCCGCCGAGGACCTGAAGCAGCTCGAGCGCCTGGTCGAGGCCCTGGGGGCCTACCCCCTGCTCGTCGCCCCGGAGCTGCACGACCGGCTGGTGGCGCGGGTCTCGCACCTTCCCTACCTCCTGGCCGTGGCCCTGAACCGCATCGTGGACGCCGACCCCAACCGCGAGACCCTGATGTTCCTGGCGGCGGGGGGCTTCCGCGACCTGACCCGCGTGGCCTCGGGGTCGCCGCGGATGAGCCGCGACATGGTCGTGGCCAACCGCGCGGCGCTGCGCGAGGCGGCGCGCGACCTCAAGGCGGTGCTCGACGAGCTCGTCGCGGTGCTCGACGAGCCGGAGCGCCTGCTCGAGCTCGCGCAGGAGGCCAAGCGGCTGCGCGACGGCCTGCCCGTGGTGCGCCGCAGCCTGCTGCCTGTCCAGCACGACCTCGTCGTCGCCGTGCCCGACCGCCCCGGGGAGCTCGCCCGGATCACCAGCGCCCTGGGCGAGGCCGGCGTCAACATTAAGGACATTGAGGTGCTCAACGTCCGCGACGAGGGCGGGGCCATCCGCCTGGGCTTCGTCAGCGCCGAGGAGAAGCAGGCGGGACGGCGGGTGCTCGAGTCCATCGGCTACCGCACGCGCTAG
- a CDS encoding alpha/beta fold hydrolase, whose product MPYLNVYGTNVVYDRWGAGPDTVLIAYSADDWRGCRLPEGRRYLAADLPGHGRTQGPEGLGEDELAEHLVTLLVLLHLTEAELWVHPRAKGLGLYLSERLGLSVTPAPACGDASFS is encoded by the coding sequence ATGCCCTACCTGAACGTCTACGGCACCAACGTGGTCTACGACCGCTGGGGCGCGGGCCCCGATACGGTGCTGATCGCCTACAGCGCGGACGACTGGCGCGGTTGCCGCCTGCCGGAGGGCCGGCGCTACCTCGCGGCCGACCTTCCGGGCCACGGCCGCACCCAAGGCCCGGAGGGTCTGGGCGAGGACGAGCTTGCCGAACACCTGGTGACCCTGCTGGTGCTGTTGCACCTCACCGAGGCCGAGCTGTGGGTGCACCCGCGCGCCAAGGGGTTGGGCCTTTACCTGTCGGAGCGGCTGGGACTCTCGGTGACGCCCGCGCCCGCCTGCGGGGACGCCTCCTTCTCCTGA
- a CDS encoding diacylglycerol kinase → MARIPERPAQDPRALKGVLRSFGFAWQGLAYAWRSQRNFRIEVYLAALALVLALALGVALVPVLLLVLVVLTLELMNTALEAVVDLTSPSEHPLAKAAKDTSAAAVLVASLIALVVGAGLFLPAIAEKLRTYGKIP, encoded by the coding sequence ATGGCGCGGATTCCGGAACGTCCAGCGCAGGATCCTCGAGCTCTGAAGGGGGTCCTGCGCTCGTTCGGCTTCGCCTGGCAAGGGCTCGCCTACGCCTGGCGCAGCCAGCGCAACTTTCGCATCGAGGTCTACCTGGCGGCGCTGGCCCTGGTCCTGGCGCTGGCGCTGGGCGTGGCGCTCGTTCCGGTCCTGCTCCTGGTGCTCGTGGTGCTGACCCTCGAGCTGATGAACACGGCGCTCGAGGCCGTGGTGGACCTCACCAGCCCCAGCGAACACCCGCTCGCCAAGGCCGCCAAGGACACCTCCGCGGCCGCGGTGCTGGTGGCCAGCCTGATCGCCCTCGTCGTCGGCGCCGGGCTCTTTCTACCGGCCATCGCCGAAAAACTGCGTACGTATGGTAAAATCCCTTAA
- a CDS encoding PaaI family thioesterase produces the protein MTALDPELLQRPGLDRTLGVEYLEVGPERVRAALTVDERHLQPFGYLHGGVNVALAESVASVGATVAAPEGQVAFGLEINMNHLRPVRPGGRIVATAEPLHRGRSTQVWAIEIRDGRDRRVAVGRCTLALRPAALDNGPAD, from the coding sequence GTGACCGCACTCGACCCCGAACTCCTGCAACGCCCCGGCCTCGACCGCACCCTCGGCGTCGAGTACCTGGAGGTCGGCCCCGAACGCGTGCGCGCCGCGCTCACCGTCGACGAACGCCACCTGCAGCCCTTCGGCTACCTTCACGGCGGCGTGAACGTGGCCCTGGCCGAGAGCGTGGCCAGCGTGGGGGCCACCGTCGCCGCGCCCGAGGGGCAGGTGGCCTTCGGGCTGGAGATCAACATGAACCACCTGCGGCCGGTGCGGCCGGGCGGCCGCATCGTCGCCACCGCCGAGCCGCTGCACCGGGGCCGCTCCACCCAGGTCTGGGCGATCGAGATCCGCGACGGCCGTGACCGGCGCGTCGCCGTCGGCCGCTGCACCCTGGCCCTGCGCCCCGCCGCGCTTGACAACGGACCGGCGGACTGA
- a CDS encoding chloride channel protein, producing the protein MLLLSLLVGVVSGLGAIVFNLLLDGAKELFLLKMAGYQPPGLPREGGSLVETLAPWGRWLIPVATTLGGLVAGWLVFTFAPEAEGHGTDAVLKAYHHAGGRIRARVPLVKTVASALTIGSGGSGGREGPIAQIGAGFGSVLASVLRLSDGERRMLVMSGAAGGIGAIFHAPLGGALFVTEVLYRKLDYETDVLVPAIVSAVTAYSIVGYYYGFGSLFITPSDYFAHPQLLPLYALLSLVSAAGAWLFIRLFYGLTEAFGRWPLAPVFKPAVGGLAVGLLGIALPYVLDGGYGWLQMIFMNQFTWGVLLLIALGKMVATSFSIGSGGSGGVFGPSVIIGAALGGAVGQIFAQLFPTLGVQPVHFALVGMAAFFAAAAKTPLSSIVMVTEMTGSYGLLVPLMLSSFLAYLVLRPDETLYRSQVPERIDSPVHAHEYMRAALVNLKERGLAIPSDVPLPDVARLLETGQPVVLDPEGEEIMFTLELEPTHPWVGRRIFELDLPPDVLVISVMREKADKVVIPRGHTRLEAGDRLILVGPAYASQELMERLAQEKEASPQAGAGVTESPSRSDR; encoded by the coding sequence ATGCTCCTCCTCAGCCTGCTGGTCGGGGTGGTGAGCGGCCTGGGGGCCATCGTCTTCAACCTGCTGCTCGACGGCGCCAAGGAACTGTTTCTGCTCAAGATGGCGGGCTACCAGCCCCCGGGCCTCCCACGCGAGGGCGGCAGTTTGGTGGAAACCCTGGCCCCCTGGGGCCGTTGGCTGATCCCGGTGGCCACCACACTCGGCGGCCTCGTCGCCGGCTGGCTGGTCTTCACCTTCGCCCCCGAGGCCGAAGGGCACGGCACCGACGCCGTGCTCAAGGCCTACCACCACGCCGGCGGGCGAATCCGCGCGCGGGTGCCCCTCGTCAAGACGGTGGCCTCCGCGCTCACGATCGGATCGGGGGGTTCGGGCGGCCGTGAAGGGCCGATCGCCCAGATCGGCGCAGGCTTCGGCTCGGTCCTGGCGAGCGTGCTGAGGCTGAGCGACGGCGAGCGCCGCATGCTGGTGATGTCGGGGGCCGCGGGCGGGATCGGGGCCATCTTTCACGCGCCCCTGGGTGGGGCCCTCTTCGTCACCGAGGTGCTCTACCGCAAGCTCGACTACGAGACCGACGTCCTCGTGCCCGCGATCGTCTCGGCGGTGACGGCCTATTCGATCGTCGGGTACTACTACGGCTTCGGTTCGCTGTTCATCACCCCGAGCGACTACTTCGCCCATCCCCAGCTCCTTCCGCTCTACGCCCTGCTCTCGCTCGTAAGCGCCGCGGGGGCCTGGCTCTTCATCCGCCTGTTCTACGGGCTCACCGAAGCCTTCGGGCGCTGGCCGCTGGCCCCGGTCTTCAAGCCGGCCGTCGGGGGCCTGGCCGTGGGCCTCCTGGGCATCGCCCTCCCCTACGTACTCGACGGCGGCTACGGCTGGCTGCAGATGATCTTCATGAACCAGTTTACCTGGGGGGTGCTGCTGCTCATTGCGCTGGGCAAGATGGTGGCCACCTCCTTTTCCATCGGTTCCGGGGGGTCGGGCGGCGTCTTCGGCCCCAGCGTCATCATCGGCGCCGCGCTGGGCGGTGCGGTTGGTCAGATCTTCGCGCAGCTCTTCCCCACGCTCGGGGTGCAGCCCGTGCACTTCGCCCTCGTGGGCATGGCGGCCTTCTTCGCGGCCGCCGCCAAGACGCCGCTCTCGTCGATCGTGATGGTGACCGAGATGACCGGCTCCTACGGGCTGCTCGTCCCGCTCATGCTCTCGAGCTTCCTCGCCTACCTGGTGCTGAGGCCCGACGAAACCCTCTACCGTTCGCAGGTGCCCGAGCGCATCGACAGCCCGGTGCACGCGCACGAGTACATGCGGGCGGCGCTGGTCAACCTCAAGGAGCGGGGCCTCGCCATTCCCAGCGACGTCCCCCTGCCCGACGTGGCCCGCCTGCTGGAAACGGGGCAACCGGTGGTGCTCGATCCCGAAGGCGAAGAGATCATGTTCACGCTCGAACTCGAGCCCACCCACCCTTGGGTTGGGCGGCGGATCTTCGAGCTCGATCTTCCCCCGGACGTGCTCGTCATCTCGGTCATGCGCGAAAAGGCCGACAAGGTCGTCATCCCCCGCGGGCACACACGGCTCGAGGCCGGGGACCGGCTGATCCTGGTCGGGCCCGCTTACGCTTCGCAGGAGCTGATGGAACGGCTGGCTCAGGAGAAGGAGGCGTCCCCGCAGGCGGGCGCGGGCGTCACCGAGAGTCCCAGCCGCTCCGACAGGTAA
- a CDS encoding universal stress protein, whose product MYKRVLLPTDGSPCSEQALREGFELVKSCGAEATVLYVIENPLLTLPMLPEGIPYEADLYEDLKKAAEEVLASARKIAEEAGVPVNTIMHEGQPVPTIVEFARDYDLIVMGTHGRGGLEKLILGSVTEGVLHRTETSVLVIHCKRKRA is encoded by the coding sequence ATGTACAAGCGCGTGCTCCTTCCCACCGACGGTTCGCCGTGCAGCGAACAGGCCCTGCGCGAGGGTTTCGAACTCGTCAAGAGCTGCGGGGCCGAGGCCACCGTGCTCTACGTGATCGAGAACCCACTGCTGACCCTGCCCATGCTTCCGGAGGGCATCCCCTACGAGGCCGACCTCTACGAAGACCTGAAGAAGGCCGCGGAGGAGGTGCTGGCTTCGGCGCGAAAGATCGCCGAGGAGGCGGGGGTCCCCGTCAACACGATCATGCACGAGGGCCAGCCGGTGCCCACGATCGTCGAGTTCGCGCGGGACTACGACCTGATCGTCATGGGCACCCACGGGCGCGGCGGGCTGGAAAAGCTGATCCTGGGCTCGGTGACGGAGGGCGTGCTGCACCGGACCGAGACCTCGGTCTTGGTGATCCACTGCAAGCGAAAACGCGCGTAA
- a CDS encoding alpha/beta fold hydrolase: METIAYLPGYLSPPSGFRMLAERLEGYAHVELERRPTPAAQLEAWAAELPEGAHLVASFEAGLAAVRLAGAKRARSLTWFSPYARADAALKARVRALAWALDAGGLEGFARVARPLLFGSLMLERGEELIAAWREGLEPDGLAAWARSLGELGDERRWLRTLQQLPVMSVVGAEDAFAPMRYAHEVTEWVPELKGILVTLDGAGHFSFWENPREATSVARGFIERYREFLEGPAEWQVEEEEEAPPPLRFDPEAPR, encoded by the coding sequence GTGGAAACGATCGCCTACCTACCCGGCTACCTGAGCCCCCCCAGCGGGTTTCGGATGCTGGCCGAACGGCTCGAGGGGTACGCGCACGTCGAGCTCGAGCGCCGGCCCACGCCCGCGGCGCAGCTGGAGGCATGGGCCGCCGAACTGCCCGAAGGGGCGCACCTGGTCGCCTCCTTCGAGGCGGGGCTCGCCGCGGTGCGGCTCGCCGGCGCCAAACGCGCCCGCAGCCTGACCTGGTTCTCGCCCTACGCCCGTGCGGACGCGGCCCTGAAGGCGCGCGTACGCGCCCTCGCCTGGGCCTTGGACGCCGGCGGGCTCGAGGGGTTCGCCCGAGTGGCCCGGCCCCTGCTCTTTGGCAGCCTGATGCTCGAACGCGGCGAGGAGCTGATCGCGGCCTGGCGGGAGGGGCTCGAGCCCGACGGGCTCGCCGCCTGGGCGCGGTCCCTGGGGGAGCTGGGCGACGAACGCCGGTGGTTGCGCACCCTGCAGCAACTGCCGGTCATGAGCGTCGTGGGCGCGGAGGACGCCTTCGCCCCGATGCGCTACGCCCACGAGGTGACCGAGTGGGTGCCCGAGCTGAAGGGCATTCTCGTCACCCTCGACGGGGCGGGCCACTTCAGCTTCTGGGAGAACCCGCGCGAGGCCACGAGCGTGGCCCGGGGTTTCATCGAGCGCTACCGCGAGTTTCTGGAGGGCCCGGCGGAATGGCAGGTGGAAGAAGAGGAAGAGGCCCCGCCCCCCCTGCGCTTCGACCCGGAGGCGCCCCGCTGA
- the ybeY gene encoding rRNA maturation RNase YbeY, protein MARVEVVPQKRPPRGLRPRLRRALQRLMDELELGDREVTVILCSDRRIRELKRAHWGEDAATDVLSFPTYEPGDPFLPPHLGDVWISLDTAQRQAREQGHALEDEVLTLAAHGLWHLLGHDHTTEEAWRGFRNVQRRILEL, encoded by the coding sequence GTGGCGAGGGTTGAGGTCGTCCCGCAGAAACGCCCGCCGCGCGGGCTGCGGCCGCGGCTGCGCCGGGCTTTGCAGCGGCTGATGGACGAACTCGAGCTCGGGGATCGCGAGGTCACGGTCATCCTCTGCTCCGACCGCAGGATCCGCGAACTCAAGCGGGCCCACTGGGGCGAAGACGCCGCCACCGACGTGCTCAGCTTTCCCACCTACGAACCCGGCGACCCCTTCCTGCCCCCGCACCTGGGCGACGTCTGGATCAGCCTCGACACCGCCCAGCGGCAGGCGCGCGAACAGGGGCACGCGCTCGAGGACGAGGTGCTCACCCTCGCGGCCCACGGCCTTTGGCACCTGCTGGGGCACGACCACACCACGGAGGAGGCATGGCGCGGATTCCGGAACGTCCAGCGCAGGATCCTCGAGCTCTGA
- a CDS encoding NfeD family protein, whose product MVKPRLILSFLIFLAGWAQAASYVVQIEGTIDNPLAAYVEDALVRAEREGASGVVLWIDTPGGRVDAAMRISDAVLQTPLPTLAVVKNAFSAGALIALSAEQVAMLPGSEIGAALPIVVTPVTEPTAADRKFISALKGKFRAVAEARGRPVELAEAMVDPEIEVEGLAGKGEPLTLTAAKAVELGVADFEAASLRDALERAGFAAETVLLDVPTRIEVARFLTSMYVAPILLALGLLGLIVEFFTPGFGVPGLLGLLALALYFAGGVLTGMSGVLEVTLFLAGIALLLVEMFLIPGFGVSGIAGFVAIGASIYLTFGDQALMVGAIAVVTGAVGLVLVFRYLPRTRAAHALVLEGAIGEQAPPRERLEPLEGAIGTAITDLRPAGTARFGQRKVDVVSDGEFVPKGSTVRVILVEGARVVVRKEEG is encoded by the coding sequence GTGGTGAAACCGAGACTAATCCTTAGTTTTCTAATCTTTCTCGCGGGGTGGGCGCAGGCGGCCAGCTACGTGGTGCAGATCGAGGGCACCATCGACAACCCGCTGGCCGCCTACGTCGAGGACGCGCTGGTGCGCGCCGAGCGTGAGGGGGCCTCGGGCGTGGTGCTTTGGATCGACACCCCCGGCGGCCGGGTCGACGCCGCGATGCGCATCTCCGACGCGGTGCTGCAGACGCCGCTGCCCACCCTGGCCGTGGTCAAGAACGCCTTCTCTGCGGGGGCGCTGATCGCCCTTTCCGCGGAACAGGTGGCCATGCTGCCGGGGTCGGAGATCGGTGCGGCGCTGCCGATCGTCGTGACCCCCGTCACCGAACCCACCGCCGCCGACCGCAAGTTCATCAGCGCCCTGAAGGGCAAGTTCCGGGCCGTCGCCGAGGCCCGCGGACGCCCCGTGGAACTCGCCGAGGCCATGGTCGATCCCGAGATCGAGGTCGAAGGGCTGGCCGGCAAGGGCGAGCCCCTTACCCTCACGGCCGCGAAGGCCGTCGAGCTGGGCGTCGCCGACTTCGAGGCGGCCAGCCTGCGCGACGCCCTCGAGCGCGCCGGTTTCGCCGCGGAGACGGTCCTGCTGGACGTTCCCACCCGCATCGAGGTGGCGCGCTTCCTGACCAGCATGTACGTCGCGCCCATCCTGCTCGCCCTGGGGCTGTTGGGGCTGATCGTCGAGTTCTTCACCCCCGGCTTCGGCGTGCCCGGGCTGCTCGGCCTGCTGGCGCTGGCGCTCTACTTCGCCGGCGGGGTGCTGACCGGCATGAGCGGGGTCCTGGAAGTGACGCTCTTCCTGGCGGGCATCGCGCTGCTGCTGGTGGAGATGTTCCTCATCCCCGGTTTCGGCGTCTCGGGGATCGCCGGCTTCGTCGCCATCGGGGCTTCGATCTACCTCACCTTCGGGGACCAGGCGCTGATGGTGGGCGCGATCGCCGTGGTGACCGGGGCGGTCGGCCTCGTGCTCGTCTTCCGCTACCTGCCGCGGACGCGCGCGGCCCACGCCCTCGTCCTCGAGGGCGCGATCGGGGAGCAGGCCCCGCCGCGGGAACGCCTGGAGCCCCTGGAGGGGGCGATCGGGACCGCGATCACCGACCTGAGGCCGGCGGGCACGGCCCGCTTCGGGCAGCGCAAAGTGGACGTCGTCTCCGACGGGGAGTTCGTACCCAAGGGCTCCACCGTTCGGGTCATCTTGGTGGAAGGCGCACGCGTCGTCGTGCGCAAGGAGGAGGGATAA
- the floA gene encoding flotillin-like protein FloA (flotillin-like protein involved in membrane lipid rafts), whose product MDIGFLIVAGLVLIGLFILFSIVPVGLWIQAWASGVRVPLTTLIGMRLRRIPPARIIYPLINATKAGIPVELNKLESHFLAGGNVDRVVNALIAAQKAGINLTFDRAAAIDLAGRDVLEAVQVSVNPKVIQTPMVAAVAKDGIQLLATARITVRANIDRLVGGAGEETIIARVGEGIVTTIGSAGSHKEVLENPDMISKTVLEKGLDSGTAFEILSVDIADVDVGKNIGAQLQIDQAEADKKIAQAKAEERRAMAVAAEQEMRAKVEEMRAKLVEAQAAVPMALAEALKKGNLGVMDYYTLKNIEADTDMRESLSKAAGEEDER is encoded by the coding sequence ATGGACATAGGGTTCTTGATCGTAGCCGGGCTGGTTCTCATCGGACTTTTCATCTTGTTCTCCATCGTCCCCGTCGGCCTTTGGATCCAGGCCTGGGCCTCGGGGGTGCGGGTGCCGCTGACCACGCTGATCGGGATGCGGCTCAGACGCATCCCGCCGGCGCGGATCATCTACCCGTTGATCAACGCCACCAAGGCGGGCATCCCCGTGGAGCTCAACAAGCTCGAGTCCCACTTCCTCGCTGGCGGTAACGTCGACCGGGTGGTCAACGCCCTGATCGCCGCCCAGAAGGCGGGCATCAACCTGACCTTCGACCGCGCCGCGGCGATCGACCTGGCGGGCCGCGACGTGCTCGAGGCGGTGCAGGTCTCGGTCAACCCCAAGGTGATCCAGACGCCGATGGTCGCGGCGGTGGCCAAGGACGGCATCCAGTTGCTCGCCACCGCCCGCATCACCGTGCGCGCCAACATCGACCGCCTCGTCGGCGGCGCCGGCGAGGAAACGATCATCGCCCGCGTCGGCGAGGGCATCGTCACCACCATCGGTTCGGCCGGCAGCCACAAGGAGGTGCTCGAAAACCCGGACATGATCTCCAAGACCGTCCTGGAAAAGGGGCTGGACTCGGGCACCGCCTTCGAGATCCTCTCGGTCGACATCGCCGACGTGGACGTGGGCAAGAACATCGGCGCCCAGTTGCAGATCGACCAGGCCGAAGCCGACAAGAAGATCGCCCAGGCCAAGGCCGAGGAGCGCCGCGCCATGGCCGTGGCCGCCGAGCAGGAGATGCGCGCCAAGGTCGAGGAGATGCGCGCCAAGCTGGTCGAGGCCCAGGCCGCGGTGCCCATGGCCCTGGCCGAGGCCCTCAAGAAGGGCAACCTCGGGGTGATGGACTACTACACCCTCAAGAACATCGAGGCCGACACCGACATGCGCGAGTCGCTCAGCAAGGCCGCGGGCGAAGAGGACGAACGCTAG
- a CDS encoding PhoH family protein, which translates to METNDTPRERAETSTSIFVRSPDEAMALFGSRDRWLKVLRQRLGAKIVARDQQIRISGEEEEVRVAEAVLRDLLTLLRQGAEIDETVLEQTLALAERGRRLPEETETRLGGFRLPGRLRPKTPGQARYVEAIATSDIIFGIGPAGTGKTYLAVAMAVAALKAKKVKRIILTRPAVEAGERLGFLPGDIQAKVDPYLRPLYDALFEMIDAERFDQYLASGIIEVAPLAFMRGRTLNDAFIILDEAQNATAEQMKMFLTRMGFNSKVVVTGDVTQIDLPASKHSGLLAAQKILQGIEGIRFIYFKESDVVRHPLVARIIKAYEQAELKKQAEAEAAREDRGEG; encoded by the coding sequence ATGGAAACGAACGACACCCCCAGGGAACGCGCGGAAACGAGCACCAGCATCTTCGTGCGCTCCCCTGACGAAGCCATGGCGCTCTTCGGGAGCCGGGACCGCTGGCTCAAGGTGCTGCGCCAGCGGCTCGGCGCCAAGATCGTGGCCCGGGACCAGCAGATCCGCATCAGCGGCGAGGAGGAGGAGGTGCGGGTCGCCGAAGCGGTGCTCCGCGACCTGCTCACGCTGCTGCGCCAGGGCGCGGAGATCGACGAGACCGTGCTCGAGCAGACGCTGGCCCTCGCCGAGCGCGGCCGCCGCCTTCCCGAGGAGACCGAGACCCGGCTGGGTGGCTTCCGCCTGCCCGGCCGGCTGCGCCCCAAGACGCCCGGACAGGCGCGCTACGTCGAGGCCATCGCCACCAGCGACATCATCTTCGGCATCGGCCCCGCCGGCACCGGCAAGACCTACCTGGCCGTGGCCATGGCCGTGGCGGCGCTGAAGGCCAAAAAGGTTAAGCGCATCATCCTCACCCGCCCCGCGGTCGAAGCGGGCGAGCGCCTGGGCTTCTTGCCCGGCGACATCCAGGCCAAGGTGGACCCCTACCTGCGCCCGCTCTACGACGCCCTCTTCGAGATGATCGACGCCGAGCGTTTCGACCAGTACCTGGCCTCGGGCATCATCGAGGTGGCGCCGCTCGCCTTCATGCGCGGCCGCACCCTCAACGACGCCTTCATCATCCTCGACGAGGCGCAGAACGCCACCGCCGAGCAGATGAAGATGTTCCTGACGCGGATGGGGTTCAACTCCAAGGTCGTGGTCACCGGCGACGTCACCCAGATCGACCTGCCCGCGAGCAAGCACAGCGGCCTGCTCGCGGCGCAGAAGATCCTGCAGGGCATCGAGGGCATCCGCTTCATCTACTTCAAGGAGTCGGACGTCGTCCGCCACCCGCTGGTGGCGCGGATCATCAAGGCCTACGAGCAGGCCGAACTGAAGAAGCAGGCCGAGGCCGAAGCCGCACGCGAAGACCGTGGCGAGGGTTGA